The Bacteroidota bacterium DNA window TTTATATTCTCCGGTTGTTCTTTCTTGAAAAAAAGATAGGTTCTAACAATTGTGAAAATAAAAATAAAACTGCCAAAAAACAGATGCAACTTAATCATTAAGCTTCTTTCCAGAGCTTCAAATCCTGCTATCTTTAAACTTGAAAGGACCAATATTCCGATAAATATAGCCGTAAGCCAGTGCATCCAAATTGTACCTTTATGGAATTTTTTTGTTAAGTCGTTATTAATTTCTGCTTTCATTCTTTGTGTTTTTTTGATTCTTATTTACAAACCCGTATCAGCAATAGCTCGGAACAAAGCCACTAATTATAAAATACCGGATAGATATTAGTTAATCATTCGGGCTTTGCAATTCCAAACATATAAAAAATTAAATATGAAATTGATGACACTAATCATATGTCTGAGAAAAAAAGACAAAACATATTAACCTGAGCTCGACGAGGGAACTCTGGTTATTAAATTACACTTTTCAGAATATACATAATTGATTTTTCTCCCTGAAAGGAGTTTTTTTACTACCCGAAAATAATTATATGAACCTTGAACGTCAAAATATTCATCTGTAGATATACTTCTTAATTTCTTCTGCAGGAAATGGATTTCCATGGGCAGGATAAATCATTGTACCTCCCCTGTCGATCAACAATTTCCAACTCTCTTTTAATAAGTCAATATTTTCGGCATAAATAGGTAATCCGGGGCTAAGTCTGAAGGGGAATCCGCTGTGTGCCATACAACCTACAAAAGCTTCGCCTGAATCGAGCAGAACACTCACAGAACCAATTGTATGTCCCGGTGTATAAATAATCTTTCCGTCAATACCGTATTTTTCGAGTGACATTTCTCTGCCATCTAATACTATATCAGCCTTCACAGTTTTGAGATTCACATTATTCTTCAGTAAAGGCAATAACAACGAACGCGATATTTTCCCCCAGGTTGTAACTCCTTTTGGCCAGTTAAATATCCCTTCTTCGAGATTTATTCTATCCTTTTCATGAATTGCTATTTTAGCTCCGCATATTTCCTGCATCTCTTTTGCACATCCGGCATGATCAAAATCTCCGTGGGTTAATACAATTAATTTTATTTCTTTTGGGGCAATAGAATAATCTGCCAGCTTTTTTAAAAAGTTTTTCCCGGCAAATGGCGGACCACTATCTATAAT harbors:
- a CDS encoding MBL fold metallo-hydrolase, giving the protein MPVEIFDFKFGINHCYLIKDKGAIIIDSGPPFAGKNFLKKLADYSIAPKEIKLIVLTHGDFDHAGCAKEMQEICGAKIAIHEKDRINLEEGIFNWPKGVTTWGKISRSLLLPLLKNNVNLKTVKADIVLDGREMSLEKYGIDGKIIYTPGHTIGSVSVLLDSGEAFVGCMAHSGFPFRLSPGLPIYAENIDLLKESWKLLIDRGGTMIYPAHGNPFPAEEIKKYIYR